The Acetomicrobium sp. S15 = DSM 107314 sequence ATGTGAGGTGTAAATACTGCATCGTGAGCCACGTATATAAAGCCATCAAGGCGGGGGCTACCCCCGAAGAGATCATCGAGGCTGCTCTGGTCGCCGTAAACCTCGGCGGCGGGCCGGCATATACCTATGCGGTCACGCTCGTTAAGGATGCGGCGAAGGAGTTTGCTTCAAAAGAAGAATAAGCAGTAGGGCTGGGCCTCCCCGGCCCTACTGCGAAAGATTTGTGCCGTGC is a genomic window containing:
- a CDS encoding carboxymuconolactone decarboxylase family protein, which translates into the protein MAESPREILRELSAGTREVSELYGEQLQAFAKFGEGIYKPMKLDTKTKELISVALATYVRCKYCIVSHVYKAIKAGATPEEIIEAALVAVNLGGGPAYTYAVTLVKDAAKEFASKEE